In uncultured Draconibacterium sp., one genomic interval encodes:
- a CDS encoding sodium:solute symporter family protein yields MQTEITILIYFVFIVGIGVYSAFRIKNPSDYYVAGKKAGLLPVSGSLLATILGGSAVMGTIELSQSRGWATLWFLFSAAIGLFVLAPISKYVSRYGNYTLPELLGKFFGRKAERFSTVIIPLAWLGIVAAQIIAAAQILQGLGFISYQNAAILSGLVFIAYTLLGGQLSILKTDTLQAVLIISGLVALLFFAIKSPAHTQVEPLKFSALFNSKFSFVDLIVLLMTYSVTFIVGPDIYSRLFCAGSEKTARRSIIIVASILIPVSFALTYLGVYSGKENEGIMAFAGHLLPNWAYGLFIAALLSAVMSSADTTLLTSSMILSELFSGNLEKKQALPLTRWLVVVIGFFSLLIALYITSVIQALLLALSFFSGAFVVPVLCGLLGFKVNNKNVIWAIVFGGITALAGKLLTLFDYQSIGNGVIILSYFVNGLFLFLGSKSKNTTERSTGF; encoded by the coding sequence ATGCAAACGGAAATAACCATACTTATTTATTTTGTTTTTATTGTTGGAATTGGCGTTTATTCAGCCTTTCGAATCAAAAATCCATCAGATTATTATGTTGCCGGGAAAAAAGCCGGATTACTGCCTGTATCAGGAAGTTTACTGGCAACCATTCTTGGCGGTTCAGCAGTAATGGGAACTATTGAATTAAGCCAAAGCAGAGGTTGGGCAACTTTATGGTTCTTGTTTTCCGCAGCAATAGGTTTGTTTGTTCTGGCACCTATTTCAAAATATGTTAGTCGATACGGAAATTACACACTTCCCGAATTGTTAGGGAAATTTTTTGGAAGAAAAGCAGAACGATTTTCTACCGTTATAATTCCTTTGGCATGGTTAGGAATTGTGGCCGCACAAATTATTGCAGCTGCCCAGATCCTTCAGGGACTTGGTTTTATTTCGTACCAGAATGCGGCCATTTTATCCGGACTGGTTTTTATTGCCTATACCTTGTTGGGTGGCCAGTTAAGTATTCTGAAAACTGATACCTTACAAGCCGTTTTAATTATCAGCGGATTGGTGGCCTTGTTGTTTTTTGCCATTAAGTCACCGGCACACACACAGGTTGAACCTTTAAAATTTTCAGCGCTATTCAATTCAAAATTTTCGTTTGTCGATCTGATCGTTTTGTTAATGACTTATTCGGTAACATTTATTGTGGGCCCGGATATTTACTCGCGCCTGTTTTGTGCCGGAAGCGAAAAAACTGCACGAAGAAGCATAATTATCGTAGCATCAATATTAATCCCGGTTTCGTTTGCCCTAACCTATTTAGGTGTGTATTCAGGGAAAGAAAACGAAGGAATTATGGCATTTGCCGGCCACCTGCTTCCCAACTGGGCTTATGGTTTGTTTATTGCTGCATTGCTGTCGGCGGTAATGTCGTCGGCCGATACCACTTTGCTTACTTCAAGTATGATCTTAAGCGAGTTATTCAGCGGAAACCTTGAAAAGAAACAAGCCCTCCCTCTCACCCGCTGGCTGGTTGTGGTAATCGGTTTTTTTAGTTTGCTGATTGCCTTGTATATCACCTCGGTAATTCAGGCTTTACTTTTGGCCCTTAGTTTTTTTTCAGGAGCCTTTGTAGTTCCTGTACTATGTGGATTACTGGGTTTTAAAGTGAACAACAAAAACGTAATTTGGGCTATTGTCTTTGGTGGAATAACTGCTCTGGCAGGCAAACTGCTAACCCTTTTTGATTATCAAAGTATAGGAAACGGTGTTATTATTCTAAGTTATTTTGTAAACGGACTTTTCCTGTTTCTCGGAAGTAAATCAAAAAACACAACTGAACGATCAACCGGTTTCTAA
- a CDS encoding sugar phosphate isomerase/epimerase family protein yields the protein MTNRRKFLKAAGIGIAASAIPVFSQAAVQQANKENTKPGFGFGIASYSLREFDTETALDMVKRCGVDRVTFKSMHLPLDSDKAAIDKTLALCNEKGVLLYGGGVVYMRSKDDVDQAFDYAKMAKMDMIIGVPNHELLEYVEGKVKEYNIKLAIHNHGPGDKLYPSAESAYVLIKDMDKRMGLCIDIGHTKRIGRDPEQDVKDFFDRVFDIHIKDVTKAEHDGTTCTIGHGVIDFQSFLKAVIKLDYKGTLALEYEPEGKDPLPAMMESFGYIRGILATL from the coding sequence ATGACTAACAGAAGAAAATTTCTAAAAGCGGCCGGAATTGGAATTGCGGCATCAGCAATCCCTGTTTTCTCGCAGGCGGCTGTACAACAGGCAAACAAAGAAAACACTAAACCCGGTTTTGGCTTTGGTATTGCATCCTATTCATTGCGCGAGTTCGATACCGAAACTGCACTCGATATGGTAAAACGTTGTGGAGTAGATCGTGTAACCTTTAAAAGTATGCACTTACCACTCGACTCGGATAAAGCAGCTATTGATAAAACGCTGGCTTTATGCAACGAAAAAGGAGTATTGCTTTATGGTGGCGGTGTGGTTTATATGCGATCGAAAGATGATGTTGACCAGGCGTTTGATTACGCAAAAATGGCAAAAATGGACATGATCATTGGAGTGCCAAACCACGAGTTACTGGAGTATGTTGAAGGAAAAGTAAAAGAATACAATATTAAGCTTGCTATCCATAATCATGGTCCCGGCGACAAGCTTTATCCAAGTGCAGAAAGTGCTTATGTTCTGATAAAGGACATGGATAAACGTATGGGTTTGTGCATCGATATCGGTCACACAAAACGTATTGGCCGTGATCCGGAGCAAGATGTAAAAGACTTTTTCGATCGGGTTTTCGATATTCACATTAAGGATGTAACCAAAGCAGAGCACGACGGAACAACTTGTACTATCGGTCATGGGGTAATCGATTTTCAGTCTTTTCTTAAAGCAGTAATCAAATTAGATTATAAAGGAACTTTGGCACTGGAATATGAACCCGAAGGAAAAGATCCGCTACCTGCTATGATGGAAAGTTTTGGATACATCAGAGGAATTTTAGCAACATTATAA
- a CDS encoding S9 family peptidase, translated as MKKLIYLSFIWGLFLVACTSKEKPEPPVAKKIMKELTIHGHTRVDNYYWMNERENPEVIAHLEAENAYKDAVMKHTEPLQEKLFEEIKSKIKPENKSVPYKKNGYYYYYKQLPGKEYDVNCRKKGSLDAEEEVLLDENVLAEGQDFFMLGGLSVSPDNKLIAYGVDTVSRRKYTIHFKNLETGETLEDAIPLTTGSAVWANDNKTVYYTLKDDVTLRSEKIMKHVVGTPVEDDVEVFYEDDETFSVFVFKTKSQDYLIIGSESTLTSEYRFLDANNPEGEFKIIQPRVRGLEYSVDHFGNDFYIRTNLDALNFRLMKTPVTATEKENWTEVIPHRSDVFFDNFEILKDYLVVTERIEGINQLRVIPWKGEEYYIDFDEEVYTVSPNVNLDFDTDVFRFSYTSLTTPNSIFDYNLKTKERTLLKQDEVLGGFNKDNYETKRIYATAGDGTKIPISIVYKKGMEKNGDNPTLLYGYGSYGITYNPSFSLARLPLLDRGFVYAIAHIRGSQINGRQWYEDGKLLKKMNTFTDFNDCAQFLIDDGYTNSEKLFAMGGSAGGLLMGACINLRPDLYKGVIAAVPFVDVVTTMLDETIPLTTSEFDEWGNPKIEKYYYYMLSYSPYDNVEAKDYPAMLVTTGLHDSQVQYWEPAKWVAKLRELKTDDNPLLFHINMEYGHGGASGRFEWIKETALEYAFIFDQIGIQE; from the coding sequence ATGAAGAAGTTAATTTATTTGAGTTTTATTTGGGGACTATTTTTAGTGGCATGTACTTCGAAAGAGAAGCCAGAGCCACCTGTTGCAAAAAAGATAATGAAAGAACTTACGATACATGGCCATACGCGCGTTGATAATTATTACTGGATGAACGAGCGCGAAAACCCTGAAGTGATCGCACATCTCGAAGCTGAGAATGCCTACAAAGATGCTGTGATGAAACATACCGAACCGCTTCAGGAAAAATTATTTGAGGAAATCAAGTCGAAAATTAAGCCGGAAAATAAGTCGGTACCCTACAAAAAGAATGGTTACTACTATTACTACAAACAATTACCCGGTAAAGAATACGATGTAAACTGCCGAAAAAAGGGAAGTCTCGATGCTGAGGAAGAAGTATTGCTCGATGAAAACGTGCTCGCAGAAGGACAGGATTTTTTTATGCTTGGTGGCCTGTCGGTAAGCCCGGATAACAAACTTATTGCATACGGTGTTGATACCGTTAGCCGCAGAAAATACACCATTCATTTTAAAAATCTGGAAACAGGCGAAACCCTGGAAGATGCCATCCCATTAACCACCGGAAGTGCAGTTTGGGCCAACGACAATAAAACGGTTTATTATACTTTGAAAGACGATGTTACGCTGCGTTCGGAGAAGATAATGAAGCACGTAGTGGGAACACCGGTTGAAGACGATGTAGAAGTGTTTTATGAAGACGATGAAACATTCTCGGTGTTTGTTTTTAAAACCAAGTCGCAAGATTATCTGATCATAGGAAGTGAAAGTACACTGACTTCTGAATATCGGTTTCTGGATGCCAACAATCCGGAGGGTGAATTTAAGATCATTCAGCCTCGTGTAAGAGGATTGGAATATTCGGTAGATCATTTTGGTAACGACTTTTATATTCGCACTAACCTCGATGCATTAAACTTCCGTTTAATGAAAACTCCGGTAACAGCTACTGAAAAAGAAAACTGGACGGAAGTGATTCCACATCGCAGCGATGTTTTCTTCGATAATTTTGAAATTTTAAAAGATTACCTGGTTGTTACCGAACGTATAGAGGGAATAAACCAGCTTCGTGTAATTCCGTGGAAAGGCGAGGAGTATTATATCGATTTTGATGAAGAAGTGTACACGGTTAGTCCGAATGTAAACCTCGATTTTGATACCGATGTTTTTCGTTTTAGTTATACCTCGTTAACTACGCCTAATTCAATCTTCGATTATAACCTGAAAACGAAGGAACGCACCTTACTGAAACAGGATGAAGTGTTGGGAGGTTTTAACAAGGATAATTACGAAACTAAACGTATTTATGCAACTGCCGGCGACGGAACAAAAATTCCTATTTCGATCGTTTACAAAAAAGGAATGGAAAAGAATGGCGATAATCCTACTTTATTGTACGGTTATGGATCATACGGAATTACCTACAATCCCAGCTTTTCGTTAGCTCGTTTGCCTTTGCTCGATCGGGGATTTGTGTATGCAATTGCCCATATTCGCGGAAGCCAGATCAATGGTCGCCAGTGGTACGAAGACGGTAAATTGCTGAAAAAGATGAACACATTTACCGATTTTAACGACTGTGCGCAATTCCTTATCGACGACGGATACACCAACTCCGAAAAATTATTTGCCATGGGCGGAAGTGCCGGCGGACTTTTAATGGGCGCCTGCATCAATCTTCGCCCTGATTTGTACAAAGGTGTAATTGCCGCAGTTCCTTTTGTTGATGTGGTTACCACCATGCTCGACGAAACTATTCCGCTTACCACAAGCGAATTCGACGAATGGGGAAATCCAAAAATCGAAAAGTATTATTACTATATGCTTTCGTATTCGCCATATGATAATGTGGAAGCAAAAGATTATCCGGCGATGTTAGTAACAACCGGGTTGCACGATTCGCAGGTACAGTATTGGGAGCCCGCCAAGTGGGTGGCCAAATTGCGCGAATTAAAAACAGATGATAATCCGCTGTTATTCCACATTAATATGGAATACGGACATGGAGGAGCATCCGGCCGTTTCGAATGGATAAAAGAAACGGCACTCGAATATGCATTTATTTTCGACCAGATAGGTATTCAAGAATAA
- a CDS encoding response regulator gives MKKKAIVCVDDESIILDSLGEQIKNIFGDEYLYESAENAEDGLEVIEELTQEDIDVLVIVSDWLMPGKKGDEFLIEVHKKFPKIVKVLLTGQADEAAINNAIKNAELHAYISKPWSSQDLERVIKTGLSKIENKG, from the coding sequence ATGAAGAAAAAGGCAATAGTTTGTGTCGACGATGAAAGTATAATTCTCGATAGTTTAGGAGAACAAATAAAAAACATTTTCGGAGATGAATACCTGTATGAATCGGCAGAAAATGCAGAGGATGGACTGGAAGTTATTGAAGAATTGACGCAAGAAGATATTGATGTGCTGGTTATTGTTTCCGACTGGTTAATGCCAGGCAAAAAAGGCGACGAATTTTTGATAGAAGTTCACAAGAAATTCCCCAAAATAGTAAAGGTACTGTTAACCGGACAAGCAGACGAGGCGGCCATAAATAATGCTATTAAAAATGCAGAATTACATGCTTACATTTCCAAGCCATGGTCATCTCAGGATTTAGAGCGAGTAATAAAAACAGGTTTGTCAAAAATTGAAAATAAGGGGTAA
- a CDS encoding FAD:protein FMN transferase, with protein MTEPTIFSDTFLAFGSHCDVVLPNLEAGTAKNIFQQIKADIEQLESTISRFSLLSDIHELNQTGKDVWIEVPAELWEILTIANDFNQMSQGAFDVTMFPVQSLWVEKENVDENELEEAQQKCGFDKIELDLDNKRLRFKEDGVELDFGAIEKGFALDLVKPLLLDLGVKNAIISFEEDVVLALGNHPAGTDWPLGIRNQQQPNEFAHVFEVSGQSVYTTGTVYIRDDGEGMKTRKIISPATGLPVEGKRTVSVKADSATIGAFIANIWLILPENDKTIISNQLSNVEILEVEYTDDDVKTKTTIIEKEERS; from the coding sequence ATGACGGAACCTACTATTTTTAGTGATACTTTTCTGGCCTTTGGCAGTCATTGCGACGTCGTGCTGCCAAACCTTGAGGCTGGTACCGCAAAAAATATATTTCAACAGATTAAAGCCGATATTGAACAGCTGGAAAGTACGATCAGCCGTTTCAGTTTATTGTCTGATATTCACGAACTCAATCAAACCGGAAAAGACGTTTGGATTGAAGTTCCCGCCGAGTTGTGGGAAATTCTGACCATTGCAAACGATTTTAACCAAATGAGTCAGGGCGCTTTTGATGTAACGATGTTCCCGGTTCAATCGCTTTGGGTTGAAAAGGAAAATGTTGATGAGAATGAACTGGAGGAAGCACAACAAAAATGTGGGTTTGATAAAATAGAACTCGACCTTGATAATAAACGACTTCGTTTTAAAGAGGATGGTGTTGAGCTGGATTTTGGTGCCATTGAAAAAGGATTTGCACTTGATCTGGTTAAACCACTATTGCTTGATCTGGGGGTTAAAAATGCCATTATCAGTTTTGAGGAAGATGTGGTGTTGGCACTCGGAAACCATCCGGCCGGAACAGACTGGCCGCTGGGAATCCGGAACCAACAGCAACCAAACGAATTTGCACATGTTTTTGAGGTATCGGGGCAAAGCGTTTATACAACCGGAACCGTTTATATTCGCGACGATGGCGAAGGAATGAAAACCCGAAAGATTATCAGTCCGGCCACCGGTCTTCCTGTTGAAGGAAAACGAACCGTTTCGGTAAAGGCCGACTCCGCAACTATTGGGGCTTTTATTGCCAATATTTGGCTCATTCTGCCGGAGAACGACAAAACCATCATCTCGAACCAACTGAGTAATGTTGAGATTCTGGAAGTTGAATATACCGACGATGACGTAAAAACAAAGACAACGATAATCGAAAAGGAGGAGCGGTCATGA
- a CDS encoding ATP-binding protein produces the protein MKYKQLIESLENEYFFYSHNIDGDYLYMSPSVETILGYNVEEAKQGLVRHMTDGELNNKSKKTQKKSATGVKQNTFQLELFTKDRSIKVIEITESPLYNEAGEIISIEGVAHDITRRIEREKTIREQNEKLKHQTEELEATISNLKQTQSQLVQSEKMRALGNLIAGVAHEINTPIGAINASVDNISRSLDESMQNLFILFTRLSEKELVVFLKIMQLIDRSKPALVSKEKRYFKKLVKEKLDNAGFDDTYTMTDHVIYLNLYEVVDQIIPLLKVDNPGFILKSIRDIYSVRKNSENIKLAVDKASKVVYALKKFTHKDQGMDKELSNLRENIDMVLTLHHNRIKQGIEVVQNYDDDIPLVSCYPDELVQVWTNLISNAIQAMDNIGQLTITIKNLGERIQVSIADTGCGIPDEIHEKIFEPFFTTKKAGEGTGIGLELVLKIIEKHQGNLDFKSKVGEGTTFTVTLPVK, from the coding sequence ATGAAATACAAGCAGCTTATTGAAAGCCTGGAAAACGAATATTTCTTCTATTCACATAATATTGATGGTGATTACCTTTACATGAGTCCGTCTGTTGAAACGATTTTGGGTTACAACGTTGAGGAAGCAAAACAAGGTCTTGTTAGACATATGACCGACGGTGAGCTAAATAACAAATCAAAAAAAACGCAGAAAAAAAGTGCTACCGGAGTCAAACAAAATACGTTTCAACTGGAATTATTTACCAAAGACAGATCAATAAAAGTGATTGAGATTACTGAATCGCCGCTGTATAACGAAGCCGGTGAGATCATTTCTATTGAAGGCGTTGCACATGATATTACACGGCGTATTGAGCGCGAAAAAACCATCAGAGAACAAAACGAAAAACTTAAACATCAAACCGAGGAACTGGAAGCGACCATTTCCAATTTGAAACAAACACAATCACAATTGGTACAGTCGGAAAAAATGCGTGCCCTCGGAAACCTGATAGCCGGTGTTGCCCACGAAATAAATACACCAATTGGTGCTATAAACGCTTCGGTAGATAATATATCCCGCTCTCTTGATGAATCAATGCAAAACTTGTTCATCCTCTTCACCCGGTTATCCGAAAAAGAGTTGGTTGTTTTTCTTAAAATAATGCAGCTTATTGACCGATCGAAGCCGGCCCTGGTTTCAAAAGAAAAACGATATTTCAAAAAACTGGTAAAAGAAAAGCTCGACAATGCAGGTTTTGATGATACTTATACCATGACGGATCATGTTATTTACCTGAATTTATACGAAGTTGTTGATCAGATCATACCATTGCTGAAAGTTGATAATCCGGGATTCATTTTAAAATCTATCCGCGATATCTATTCTGTTCGAAAAAACTCGGAGAACATCAAACTCGCTGTTGACAAAGCATCGAAGGTAGTATACGCACTTAAAAAGTTCACTCACAAAGATCAGGGGATGGACAAGGAATTAAGTAACCTCAGAGAAAATATCGATATGGTGCTCACGCTTCACCATAACCGCATAAAACAAGGAATTGAGGTTGTTCAGAATTATGACGATGATATTCCACTTGTCAGTTGTTACCCTGACGAACTGGTACAGGTTTGGACAAATCTGATTTCCAATGCTATACAGGCAATGGACAATATCGGGCAGTTGACCATTACGATTAAAAACCTGGGGGAACGTATTCAGGTGTCGATTGCAGATACAGGTTGCGGAATTCCTGATGAAATACACGAGAAAATATTTGAACCTTTCTTTACGACCAAAAAAGCAGGAGAAGGAACAGGTATCGGTCTTGAACTTGTTTTAAAAATTATTGAGAAGCATCAGGGTAACCTAGATTTTAAAAGTAAGGTGGGCGAAGGAACAACATTTACAGTTACTTTACCGGTTAAATAA
- a CDS encoding GNAT family N-acetyltransferase gives MDLNIRKSQPGDFYFLEKLENESFPLFQQSSRKSIKHSLDSAFQEVLIGEAKEGKKTTSAGALTLFKYKHALRIYSIAVVAEYRHAGLGTFMLNYVKNMAIENHYQKILIEVQSKNNELIEWYKKKGFKESHTIADYYASGEDAVKMELSLETEEVRKKTTNIIVINQPHKWTFADVNAKVISVKEYISNPVYQNSADMRVFNLCSSYKYQSYGYYVSLLAAARGHRVIPSSVTLRDFKMLNVIHSTSYDIDELINKALQKVKDDRFQLKIYFGQTATKGFNAIANRLYLLFETPLFEIEFVKQEKWIIKGIKVLTLNKLPESEIEIIYEFARKYFSKRRFNKTTLINYKYDIAILVDHEEETPPSCKRALQKFKAAANRKGLYAEFITKNDFDKINEFDALFIRETTNVNDHTYEFSRMAYAEGLVVIDDPWSILRCSNKIFQNEIFRKHKILTPQTVVFTKNIFEKKDLDAMNFPLVLKQPDSAFSLGITKVENKEEAFDAINQLFKKSDMIVCQEFLYSEFDWRIGVLDNRPLFACKYYMSKGHWQIYNWAGEAEEYSGDSETVNIEDVPEEVVKTALKASALIGDGLYGVDLKLVNDKVYVVEVNDNPNIDVDIEDYILKDKLYDQVIESIYNRIEISKNIQKINFRNK, from the coding sequence ATGGATTTGAATATCAGAAAATCACAACCCGGTGATTTTTATTTCCTTGAAAAGTTGGAAAACGAATCTTTTCCACTGTTTCAACAGAGTTCCCGCAAAAGTATAAAACACAGCCTGGATAGTGCGTTTCAGGAAGTTTTAATTGGTGAAGCGAAAGAAGGCAAAAAGACAACTTCTGCAGGGGCGCTTACTTTGTTTAAATACAAACATGCACTGCGAATTTATTCGATTGCCGTTGTGGCAGAATACAGACATGCCGGTCTGGGAACTTTTATGTTGAATTATGTGAAGAACATGGCAATTGAAAATCATTATCAGAAGATTTTGATTGAGGTTCAATCGAAGAACAATGAGCTGATCGAGTGGTACAAAAAGAAGGGATTTAAGGAATCGCATACGATTGCTGATTATTACGCGAGTGGGGAAGATGCTGTTAAAATGGAATTGAGTTTGGAAACCGAAGAAGTTCGGAAAAAGACCACGAATATTATCGTTATCAACCAACCACACAAATGGACTTTTGCCGATGTGAATGCTAAAGTTATCTCGGTAAAAGAGTACATCAGTAACCCGGTTTACCAGAACAGTGCCGATATGCGTGTTTTTAATCTCTGCAGTTCGTACAAATATCAAAGCTATGGTTATTATGTGTCGTTGCTGGCGGCTGCTCGTGGCCACCGTGTAATTCCAAGTTCGGTTACACTGCGCGACTTTAAAATGCTGAATGTAATCCATTCCACCTCGTACGATATTGATGAGCTGATAAACAAAGCACTGCAAAAAGTAAAAGACGACAGATTTCAGCTTAAAATCTATTTCGGACAGACAGCTACAAAAGGATTTAACGCAATTGCCAACCGGCTTTACCTGCTGTTTGAAACACCGCTTTTCGAGATTGAATTTGTAAAACAGGAGAAATGGATCATTAAGGGAATAAAAGTTTTAACCTTAAATAAATTACCCGAAAGCGAAATTGAGATTATTTACGAGTTTGCACGTAAATATTTTAGCAAACGGCGTTTTAATAAAACCACGCTTATCAATTATAAATACGACATTGCCATTTTGGTTGATCATGAAGAGGAAACACCACCATCGTGCAAACGGGCGCTTCAAAAGTTTAAAGCGGCGGCCAACAGGAAAGGTTTGTATGCCGAGTTTATCACAAAAAACGACTTTGATAAAATAAACGAGTTCGATGCGCTTTTTATCCGCGAAACCACCAATGTAAACGACCATACCTATGAATTTTCGCGCATGGCGTATGCCGAAGGTTTGGTGGTTATCGACGATCCCTGGTCGATATTACGTTGCTCCAATAAAATATTTCAGAACGAAATTTTCAGAAAACACAAAATACTCACGCCGCAAACAGTTGTTTTTACTAAGAACATATTTGAAAAGAAAGATCTTGATGCTATGAATTTCCCGCTGGTGTTAAAGCAACCCGACAGTGCATTTTCGCTGGGAATAACAAAAGTGGAAAATAAAGAAGAAGCTTTTGATGCCATCAATCAGCTGTTTAAAAAATCGGATATGATTGTTTGCCAGGAGTTTCTCTATTCCGAATTTGACTGGAGAATCGGGGTGCTCGATAACCGGCCACTTTTTGCATGCAAATATTACATGTCGAAAGGACACTGGCAAATTTACAACTGGGCCGGTGAGGCCGAGGAGTATTCCGGCGATTCGGAAACAGTGAATATTGAAGATGTGCCGGAAGAAGTGGTTAAAACAGCCTTAAAAGCGTCGGCTTTAATTGGCGACGGATTGTATGGTGTTGACCTGAAACTGGTAAACGATAAAGTTTATGTAGTTGAGGTGAATGATAATCCAAACATCGATGTCGATATTGAGGATTACATTCTAAAAGATAAATTGTACGATCAGGTCATCGAATCGATTTATAACCGGATTGAAATTTCGAAAAACATTCAGAAAATCAATTTTAGAAATAAATAA
- a CDS encoding Gfo/Idh/MocA family oxidoreductase, with product MTNRRDFLKKVSAGAAGVAVGGTAMGMSAKSYSKILGANDKLNVAIMGLGRRLGAYYEPIAQKESNVELKYLCDVMEHQRKRAAENFSKHIDYKPKLENDFRKILDDKDVDCIINATPDHWHTPGSVMAMQAGKHVYVEKPCSHNMAENEMIVKAAEKYNKVVQMGNQQRSSEHTIEIIKEIHNGIIGVPYRAVAFYINNRGEVPVQKKAAVPTGLDWEIWQGPAIHRDYTEETWDYNWHWYGWNYGTAETGNNATHELDVARWALQVGLPNNVHVEAGKRHFFDDGWEMYDTMDATFLFEGDKVIKWDGRSRSGQDTYGLGGRGTIIFGSEGTVFVDRGKYILYDRNGKIIKDSVTNSQEAGTALGGGGDTSTAHVQNWFNGIRGVGKLNSHIMEGAISQTMVHYSNVAYRVGHGFDICDKTGIMYDRDAMKLWGREYDKNWEPKL from the coding sequence ATGACCAACAGAAGAGATTTTTTAAAAAAGGTGTCGGCTGGTGCTGCCGGTGTTGCAGTTGGAGGAACTGCGATGGGTATGTCGGCAAAAAGTTACAGTAAAATTTTAGGTGCCAACGATAAACTAAATGTTGCCATTATGGGGTTGGGGCGCCGTTTGGGAGCTTATTACGAACCAATTGCTCAAAAAGAAAGCAATGTTGAGTTAAAATATTTGTGCGATGTAATGGAGCATCAGCGCAAACGTGCTGCCGAAAATTTTTCAAAACACATTGATTACAAACCAAAACTGGAGAACGATTTCAGAAAAATTCTTGACGATAAGGATGTGGATTGTATTATTAATGCCACTCCTGACCACTGGCATACTCCGGGTTCGGTAATGGCTATGCAGGCCGGAAAACATGTTTATGTGGAGAAACCCTGCAGCCACAACATGGCCGAAAATGAGATGATCGTTAAAGCAGCCGAGAAATACAATAAGGTTGTACAAATGGGTAACCAGCAACGTTCGTCGGAGCATACGATCGAGATTATAAAAGAAATTCATAACGGAATTATTGGTGTGCCTTATCGGGCAGTGGCCTTTTATATTAACAATAGAGGAGAGGTACCTGTACAGAAAAAAGCTGCTGTACCCACCGGTCTGGATTGGGAAATCTGGCAGGGACCTGCAATTCACCGCGATTACACCGAAGAAACATGGGATTATAACTGGCACTGGTATGGCTGGAATTACGGAACAGCAGAAACCGGAAATAATGCAACTCATGAGCTGGATGTAGCACGTTGGGCACTACAGGTAGGTTTACCAAACAATGTGCATGTTGAAGCCGGCAAACGTCACTTTTTTGATGACGGCTGGGAAATGTACGATACCATGGATGCAACTTTCCTTTTCGAAGGTGACAAAGTGATAAAATGGGATGGCCGAAGCCGCTCTGGTCAGGATACTTATGGTTTGGGAGGCCGGGGAACAATAATTTTCGGTAGCGAAGGAACTGTTTTTGTCGACCGTGGTAAATATATTTTGTACGATCGTAACGGAAAAATTATTAAAGACAGCGTAACTAATTCGCAGGAAGCAGGTACCGCACTTGGTGGTGGTGGCGACACGTCAACCGCGCACGTTCAAAACTGGTTTAACGGAATCCGGGGTGTTGGAAAACTGAATTCACACATTATGGAAGGTGCAATCAGCCAAACGATGGTGCATTACTCAAATGTTGCCTATCGTGTTGGACACGGATTTGACATTTGTGATAAAACCGGAATTATGTACGACCGCGATGCCATGAAATTATGGGGCCGTGAGTATGATAAAAACTGGGAGCCAAAACTTTAA